Proteins found in one Candidatus Krumholzibacteriia bacterium genomic segment:
- a CDS encoding sulfatase, which produces MRRPAIDRFRRLPALLALAGTLVASGCQTPTERVRLARFDFGDSAERAPYGIGVTETVGLHYVGDGWHPLEPGAVWTTGEPAEVRLTGLGSEARLELHWSTHPELAARGQRVSVVWNGQLLESTTLPGGWQVDTLAVEIPEPLFGAGTHDLRIETSDHLDGADGSAIPRGVFVRRIELSARLDADERALWKEWTATPDTDTDFVGLPVDPDTAHLPRVATPGPDQPDVLFVVLDTVRADHLSSYGYPRPTTPAIDSLATAGVRFERVFAEAPYTRSSMATVFTGASWRDHGVIRRTHALADGFTTLAEVLREAGYRTLAVSDNAHVARSAGSAQGFDEFVQTWSDVDREPPAGPHDWWWPELPVILFEERVREGLDGSAPTFFFVHLMPPHEPYFPGSEHDVFGDPDYDGPVIGHTPDVRAFDRGDYASEGSDHARLVALYDGALRRGDALVARVLRAWEGRGTGRPTLVVFGSDHGEAFGEHGRYGHNTTPYDEMVHVPMVFAPRALVPPSIVESADAFRSLGDLLPLLIGTLGVDLPAGSRWPRRVLEVLQDPARPRDRVFVRCSTPFYGVRTPETLLVFRHWSTQEFYDLRRDPAALEDRRMQRTEPWLAGMRGLRAFLAGSTTGAGVATELDPADVERLRALGY; this is translated from the coding sequence ATGCGACGACCCGCGATCGATCGGTTCCGCCGGCTTCCGGCGCTCCTGGCCCTGGCCGGGACCCTCGTGGCGAGCGGATGCCAGACACCGACGGAGCGCGTGCGTCTGGCGCGCTTCGACTTCGGCGACAGCGCGGAGCGTGCTCCCTACGGAATCGGCGTGACCGAGACCGTCGGCCTGCACTACGTCGGCGACGGATGGCATCCACTCGAGCCCGGCGCCGTGTGGACCACCGGCGAGCCGGCGGAGGTGCGGCTCACCGGACTGGGCTCCGAGGCCCGACTGGAACTGCACTGGAGCACCCACCCCGAACTCGCAGCCCGCGGACAACGCGTGTCGGTCGTCTGGAACGGACAGCTACTGGAGAGCACCACGCTCCCCGGTGGCTGGCAGGTCGACACACTCGCGGTGGAGATTCCCGAACCCCTGTTCGGAGCCGGGACCCACGACCTGCGGATCGAGACGAGCGACCACCTCGACGGCGCCGACGGGTCGGCGATTCCCCGCGGGGTGTTCGTGCGACGGATCGAGCTGTCCGCCCGGCTCGACGCCGACGAGCGGGCGCTCTGGAAGGAGTGGACGGCGACGCCGGACACCGACACGGATTTCGTCGGCCTGCCGGTCGACCCGGACACCGCGCACCTGCCGCGGGTCGCGACACCCGGTCCCGATCAGCCGGACGTGCTGTTCGTGGTCCTCGATACCGTGCGCGCCGATCACCTGTCGTCGTACGGGTACCCTCGTCCGACCACGCCGGCGATCGACTCGCTCGCCACGGCGGGCGTGCGGTTCGAGCGCGTGTTCGCCGAGGCACCCTACACCCGCAGTTCGATGGCCACCGTGTTCACCGGCGCCAGCTGGCGCGACCACGGGGTGATCCGCAGGACACACGCGCTGGCCGACGGATTCACCACGCTCGCCGAGGTGCTGCGCGAGGCGGGATACCGCACCCTCGCCGTCAGTGACAACGCCCACGTGGCACGGTCGGCGGGCAGTGCCCAGGGCTTCGACGAGTTCGTGCAGACCTGGAGCGACGTCGACCGCGAGCCGCCCGCGGGTCCGCACGACTGGTGGTGGCCGGAGCTGCCGGTGATCCTCTTCGAGGAACGGGTGCGGGAGGGCCTCGACGGTTCGGCTCCGACCTTCTTCTTCGTCCACCTCATGCCGCCGCACGAGCCCTACTTCCCCGGGTCCGAGCACGACGTCTTCGGCGATCCCGACTACGACGGACCGGTCATCGGGCACACGCCCGACGTGCGCGCCTTCGATCGGGGGGACTACGCGTCCGAAGGGTCGGACCACGCGCGCCTCGTGGCGCTGTACGACGGGGCCCTGCGCCGCGGCGACGCGCTGGTCGCCCGGGTGCTGCGCGCCTGGGAGGGGCGGGGGACGGGACGGCCCACGTTGGTCGTCTTCGGGTCGGATCACGGCGAGGCCTTCGGCGAGCACGGCCGCTACGGCCACAACACGACGCCCTACGACGAGATGGTCCACGTGCCCATGGTGTTCGCACCACGCGCGCTGGTGCCGCCGTCGATCGTCGAGTCCGCGGACGCGTTCCGTTCGCTGGGCGATCTCCTTCCGTTGCTGATCGGGACCCTCGGGGTCGACCTGCCTGCTGGCAGCCGCTGGCCGCGCCGGGTGCTCGAGGTGCTGCAGGATCCCGCGCGGCCGCGCGATCGGGTGTTCGTGCGCTGCTCGACTCCGTTCTACGGCGTCCGCACGCCGGAGACCCTGCTCGTCTTCCGGCACTGGTCGACCCAGGAGTTCTACGACCTGCGCCGTGACCCCGCCGCGCTCGAAGACCGACGGATGCAGCGTACCGAGCCTTGGCTGGCCGGGATGCGCGGACTGCGCGCCTTCCTCGCGGGCTCGACGACGGGCGCCGGAGTCGCAACGGAACTGGATCCGGCCGACGTCGAACGGCTCCGGGCGCTGGGCTACTGA
- a CDS encoding glycoside hydrolase family 16 protein: protein MRPVALFVLSLLIPVIVGPAWAAAPSSDPAYELVWSDEFDGTALDLDKWQPQIGTGCPDLCGWGNEELQYYRAENATVADGFLTITAREERIEESNYTSARLRTRHRGDWTYGRFEIRARMPIGQGMWPAFWMLPTDSRYGGWAASGEIDIVEYLGQEPDTIHGTIHHGGEWPGNTKTGAHFTLPEGDFHSEFHTFAVEWEPEELRWYVNGQLYQTLDEWWSSKGAYPAPFDQRFHLLLNLAVGGRWPGNPDASTRFPQEFVIDYVRVYQRVE from the coding sequence ATGCGTCCGGTCGCCCTGTTCGTCCTGTCCTTGCTGATCCCGGTGATCGTCGGGCCGGCGTGGGCCGCGGCCCCGTCGTCGGATCCGGCCTACGAGCTGGTCTGGAGCGACGAGTTCGACGGCACCGCGCTCGACCTCGACAAGTGGCAGCCGCAGATCGGCACCGGCTGTCCGGACCTCTGCGGCTGGGGCAACGAGGAACTGCAGTACTACCGCGCGGAGAACGCGACGGTGGCCGACGGTTTCCTGACGATCACCGCGCGTGAGGAGCGCATCGAGGAATCGAACTACACCTCGGCGCGCTTGCGTACGCGCCACCGCGGTGACTGGACCTACGGACGCTTCGAGATCCGCGCGAGGATGCCGATCGGCCAGGGGATGTGGCCGGCCTTCTGGATGCTGCCGACCGACTCCCGTTACGGCGGTTGGGCCGCGAGCGGTGAGATCGACATCGTGGAGTACCTGGGTCAGGAACCCGACACGATCCACGGCACCATCCACCACGGTGGGGAGTGGCCCGGGAACACGAAGACCGGAGCCCACTTCACGCTGCCCGAAGGGGACTTCCACTCGGAGTTCCACACCTTCGCGGTCGAGTGGGAGCCCGAAGAACTGCGCTGGTACGTGAACGGCCAGCTCTACCAGACGCTCGACGAGTGGTGGTCGTCGAAGGGTGCGTATCCCGCGCCCTTCGACCAGCGCTTCCACCTGCTGCTGAACCTGGCCGTGGGCGGGCGCTGGCCGGGAAACCCGGACGCCAGCACCCGGTTTCCCCAGGAGTTCGTGATCGACTACGTCCGGGTGTACCAGAGGGTGGAGTAG
- a CDS encoding ArsC family (seleno)protein codes for MDVAEKVSASKKLGENDAKKLIRDASKIHVAKGKKLDTFDGGTAKKEIVEKMLGSTGNLRAPTIKVGKTLLVGFDEDVYDQAMG; via the coding sequence GTGGACGTCGCGGAGAAGGTCTCGGCCAGCAAGAAGCTCGGCGAGAACGACGCGAAGAAGCTGATCCGCGACGCCTCGAAGATCCACGTGGCCAAGGGCAAGAAGCTCGACACCTTCGACGGCGGCACCGCGAAGAAGGAGATCGTCGAGAAGATGCTCGGCAGCACCGGCAACCTGCGCGCGCCGACGATCAAGGTCGGCAAGACGCTGCTGGTGGGCTTCGACGAGGATGTCTACGACCAGGCCATGGGCTGA
- a CDS encoding NADP-dependent isocitrate dehydrogenase, whose product MSSAKIVWTKIDEAPALATYALLPIVNGFTKAAGVEVETADISLAGRILANFPETLREDQRVPDELKRLGDLAKTPHANIVKLPNISASIPQLQAAIHEVQQQGYAVPDFPEEPETDEEHELRARYSVVLGSAVNPVLREGNSDRRAAASVKRFAQKNPHRMMKPWPESGSKTRVASMADGDFYGSEVSTTVDEATSFRIEFVDTDGAVTELRTEAPLLSGEVLDAATMNVAALRNFYAACMREAREKRVLLSLHLKATMMKVSDPVLFGHCVSVFLGDVLEKHGDTLKSLGADVNYGLADLLGRLDQLPAETKTEIEADIAEARKNGPPLAMVDSRKDRTNLHVPNDVIIDASMPVVVRDGGKMWNAGDELQDTLAMVPDRSYGPMYQAVIEDCQKHGQFDPATMGSVSNVGLMAKKAEEYGSHDKTFTAPARGTMRAVTTDGAVLLERPVEEGDLFRMCQSKDEAIRDWVGLGVRRARETGSPAVFWLDTQRGHDAQLVEKVERYLGDHDTDGLQIEILPPVEAMEFTLARVRRGEDTISVTGNVLRDYLTDLFPILELGTSARMLSIVPLLNGGGLFETGAGGSAPKHVQQFLEEGHLRWDSLGEYCALGPSLELAAEQSGNDRARIMARALDRAIERYLEEQRAPSRKVNEIDNRGSTFYLALYWAQALAEQDDDDDLRARFDSIAAKLAENEDTITEELLEAQGSPVDIGGYYHPDDEKAAAAMRPSATLNAIVDAL is encoded by the coding sequence ATGTCTTCTGCGAAGATCGTCTGGACGAAGATCGACGAGGCTCCGGCCCTGGCCACCTACGCTCTGCTTCCGATCGTGAACGGATTCACGAAAGCTGCCGGCGTCGAGGTCGAGACGGCCGACATCTCCCTGGCCGGCCGCATCCTCGCGAACTTCCCCGAAACCCTGCGCGAGGACCAGCGCGTGCCCGACGAACTGAAGCGACTGGGCGACCTGGCGAAGACGCCGCACGCGAACATCGTGAAGCTGCCGAACATCAGCGCGTCGATCCCACAGCTGCAGGCCGCGATCCACGAAGTGCAGCAGCAGGGCTATGCCGTTCCCGACTTCCCCGAGGAACCGGAGACCGACGAGGAGCACGAACTCCGCGCACGCTATTCGGTGGTGCTGGGCTCGGCCGTGAACCCCGTCCTGCGCGAGGGCAACTCCGATCGCCGTGCCGCCGCCTCGGTCAAGCGCTTCGCCCAGAAGAATCCGCACCGCATGATGAAGCCCTGGCCCGAGTCGGGGTCGAAGACCCGCGTGGCCAGCATGGCCGACGGCGACTTCTACGGCAGTGAGGTGTCGACCACCGTCGACGAGGCCACGTCGTTCCGCATCGAGTTCGTCGACACCGACGGCGCGGTCACCGAGCTACGCACCGAGGCGCCGCTGCTGAGCGGCGAGGTGCTCGACGCCGCGACCATGAACGTGGCGGCCCTGCGCAACTTCTACGCCGCCTGCATGCGCGAGGCCCGGGAGAAGCGCGTGCTGCTGTCGCTGCACCTCAAGGCCACCATGATGAAGGTGAGCGATCCGGTGCTCTTCGGTCACTGCGTGTCGGTGTTCCTGGGCGACGTGCTCGAGAAGCACGGCGACACCCTGAAGTCCCTGGGGGCCGACGTGAACTACGGCCTGGCCGACCTGCTCGGCCGTCTCGACCAGCTACCCGCCGAGACGAAGACCGAGATCGAGGCCGACATCGCCGAGGCCCGGAAGAACGGCCCGCCCCTGGCCATGGTCGACTCGCGCAAGGACCGCACGAACCTGCACGTCCCCAACGACGTGATCATCGACGCGTCGATGCCGGTGGTCGTCCGCGACGGCGGGAAGATGTGGAACGCCGGGGACGAGCTGCAGGACACCCTGGCCATGGTTCCCGACCGCAGCTACGGCCCCATGTACCAGGCCGTGATCGAGGACTGCCAGAAGCACGGCCAGTTCGATCCGGCCACCATGGGTAGCGTGTCGAACGTGGGCCTCATGGCGAAAAAGGCCGAGGAATACGGCTCGCACGACAAGACCTTCACCGCTCCCGCCCGCGGCACGATGCGCGCCGTCACCACCGACGGCGCCGTCCTGCTCGAGCGCCCGGTCGAGGAAGGCGATCTCTTCCGCATGTGCCAGAGCAAGGACGAGGCGATCCGCGACTGGGTCGGCCTCGGCGTGCGCCGCGCCCGCGAGACCGGATCGCCAGCCGTGTTCTGGCTCGACACGCAGCGCGGGCACGACGCCCAGCTCGTCGAGAAGGTGGAGCGCTACCTCGGCGACCACGACACCGACGGCCTGCAGATCGAGATCCTGCCGCCGGTCGAGGCCATGGAGTTCACGCTGGCGCGCGTCCGCCGCGGCGAGGACACGATCTCGGTCACCGGCAACGTGCTGCGCGACTACCTCACCGATCTCTTCCCGATCCTCGAGCTCGGCACCAGCGCCCGCATGCTCTCGATCGTGCCCCTGCTCAACGGCGGCGGCCTTTTCGAGACCGGCGCCGGGGGTTCCGCCCCGAAGCACGTGCAGCAGTTCCTGGAGGAAGGCCACCTGCGGTGGGACTCGCTCGGCGAGTACTGCGCACTCGGCCCCTCGCTGGAGCTGGCGGCCGAGCAGTCGGGCAACGACCGCGCGCGGATCATGGCCCGAGCCCTCGACCGCGCGATCGAACGGTACCTCGAGGAGCAGCGCGCGCCTTCGCGCAAGGTGAACGAGATCGACAACCGTGGCTCGACCTTCTACCTGGCGCTGTACTGGGCCCAGGCGCTGGCCGAACAGGACGACGACGACGACCTGCGGGCGCGCTTCGACTCGATCGCGGCGAAGCTGGCCGAGAACGAAGACACGATCACCGAGGAGTTGCTCGAGGCCCAGGGCTCGCCCGTGGACATCGGGGGCTACTACCACCCCGACGACGAGAAGGCCGCCGCGGCCATGCGGCCGAGCGCGACGCTGAACGCGATCGTGGACGCGCTGTAG
- a CDS encoding LysR substrate-binding domain-containing protein, translating to MEKAPGNGTRPRTRPTIRQLEYAVAVAEHLHFRRAAEACHVTQPALSTQVQALEETLGVQLFERAARKVLLTPVGREVVAQARRVLAEADGLSDTARAAREPLAGLLRLGVIPTVAPYLLPRVLPGLRDRFPRLELFLREEFTHVLLQRLNEGELDVLLLALPLPGEVEALPLFRDEFRLAVPARHPLAGRSRVQDSDLVDQEVLLLEDGHCLRDQALAICNHAGAREASRMRATSLGTLTQMVAGGLGTTLLPKMALDVEGRAGGVRVIPFTEPTPYREIGLAWRKASSRAPEYRELGRVLVELVEGERVPVTPNS from the coding sequence ATGGAGAAGGCTCCCGGCAACGGCACCCGACCCCGCACCCGGCCCACCATCCGCCAGCTCGAGTACGCCGTCGCGGTGGCCGAGCACCTGCACTTCCGCCGTGCGGCGGAGGCGTGTCATGTGACCCAGCCGGCTCTGTCGACCCAGGTCCAGGCGCTCGAGGAGACCCTGGGCGTGCAGCTCTTCGAGCGCGCGGCCCGGAAGGTCCTGCTGACGCCGGTGGGACGGGAGGTCGTCGCCCAGGCCCGGCGCGTGCTCGCCGAGGCCGACGGCCTGTCCGACACCGCACGGGCGGCGCGCGAGCCCCTGGCCGGCCTGCTGCGCCTGGGCGTGATCCCGACCGTCGCTCCGTACCTGCTGCCACGGGTCCTGCCCGGGCTGCGCGATCGCTTCCCGCGGCTCGAGCTGTTCCTGCGCGAGGAGTTCACCCACGTCCTTCTCCAGCGCCTGAACGAGGGCGAGCTCGACGTGCTGTTGCTCGCACTGCCGCTGCCGGGCGAGGTCGAGGCGCTGCCCCTGTTCCGCGACGAGTTCCGTCTCGCGGTGCCGGCCCGTCACCCGCTGGCCGGCCGCTCCCGTGTGCAGGATTCGGATCTGGTCGATCAGGAGGTCCTTCTGCTCGAAGACGGCCATTGCCTGCGCGACCAGGCCCTGGCCATCTGCAATCACGCCGGTGCACGCGAGGCCTCGCGGATGCGGGCCACCAGCCTGGGGACGCTGACGCAGATGGTCGCCGGGGGCCTGGGGACGACACTGCTGCCGAAGATGGCACTGGACGTCGAGGGCCGAGCCGGTGGAGTGCGCGTGATTCCCTTCACCGAGCCGACGCCGTACCGCGAGATCGGCCTGGCCTGGCGCAAGGCCTCGAGCCGGGCGCCGGAGTACCGAGAGCTCGGTCGCGTCCTGGTGGAGCTGGTGGAGGGCGAACGAGTGCCGGTCACGCCGAATTCGTGA
- a CDS encoding peroxiredoxin → MLTVGDRLPQFSLTATVDNDKPSTAFAEVDNDTYRGKWKVIFAWPKDFTFVCPTEIAAFGKLNREFADRDCQILGMSTDSEFVHFAWRNDHDDLKDLPFPMLADVKRDFSEALGILDRNEGVCLRATFIVDPDDTIQHVSVNGLDVGRNPDETLRILDALQTDELCPCNWQKGEETLVVG, encoded by the coding sequence ATGCTGACCGTCGGAGACAGGCTCCCGCAGTTCTCCCTGACCGCGACCGTCGACAACGACAAGCCCTCGACGGCCTTCGCCGAGGTCGACAACGACACCTACCGGGGAAAGTGGAAGGTGATCTTCGCCTGGCCGAAGGACTTCACCTTCGTCTGCCCCACCGAGATCGCCGCCTTCGGCAAGCTGAATCGCGAATTCGCCGACCGCGACTGCCAGATCCTGGGCATGTCGACCGACAGCGAGTTCGTCCACTTCGCCTGGCGCAACGACCACGACGACCTGAAGGACCTGCCCTTCCCCATGCTGGCCGACGTGAAGCGCGACTTCAGCGAGGCCCTGGGCATCCTCGACCGGAACGAGGGCGTGTGCCTGCGGGCGACCTTCATCGTCGACCCCGACGACACGATCCAGCACGTGTCGGTGAACGGCCTCGACGTCGGCCGCAACCCCGACGAGACCCTGCGCATCCTCGACGCCCTGCAGACCGACGAGCTGTGCCCCTGCAACTGGCAGAAGGGCGAGGAGACCCTCGTCGTCGGCTGA
- a CDS encoding alpha/beta fold hydrolase, producing the protein MDDSRQQISFCRSSDGARIAYATAGHGPPLVKAANYLSHLDHDWDSPVWRHWLRGLSRRHRLVRYDERGCGLSDRDTSVFDMDAWVRDLEAVVDAVGLERFPVIGLSQGAAVAVTYAVRHPERVSALILYGGYARGRFHRAIDDDSRAEAETMIDVIRLGWARENPAFRQLFTMQLIPEGSESQVRSLNELSRLSAEPEQMATMERTFYGIDVRELATQVRVPTLVLHARHDAAIPFDEGRMLAELIPTARFVPLDSRNHLLLEHEPAWRRFTAELETFLAGQSPPQTGADHGSAFPELTPRETRVLELIAEGSSNDEIAGALHLAPKTVRNHVSRIYDKLGVSGRSRAIVLARHAGLGHDADPDEI; encoded by the coding sequence ATGGACGACTCTCGCCAACAGATCAGCTTCTGCCGATCCTCCGACGGTGCTCGGATCGCGTACGCGACCGCTGGCCACGGCCCTCCTCTGGTCAAGGCGGCGAACTACCTCAGCCACCTCGATCACGATTGGGACAGTCCGGTGTGGCGCCACTGGTTGCGTGGCCTGTCGAGGCGTCATCGGCTGGTGCGCTACGACGAACGCGGCTGTGGCCTGTCCGACCGCGACACCTCGGTCTTCGACATGGACGCCTGGGTACGCGACCTCGAAGCGGTCGTCGACGCCGTCGGACTCGAGCGTTTCCCCGTGATCGGCCTGTCGCAGGGGGCCGCGGTCGCGGTGACGTACGCGGTGCGTCACCCCGAACGCGTCTCCGCACTGATCCTGTACGGCGGCTACGCCCGTGGACGCTTCCATCGCGCCATCGACGACGACAGCCGCGCCGAGGCCGAGACCATGATCGACGTGATCCGTCTCGGATGGGCACGCGAGAACCCGGCCTTCCGTCAGCTCTTCACGATGCAGCTCATCCCCGAGGGCAGCGAGTCCCAGGTCCGTTCGCTGAACGAACTCTCGCGTCTCTCGGCCGAACCGGAACAGATGGCGACCATGGAGCGGACCTTCTACGGGATCGACGTCCGCGAACTCGCGACGCAGGTACGGGTGCCGACCCTCGTCCTCCACGCTCGCCACGATGCGGCGATCCCCTTCGACGAGGGCCGCATGCTCGCGGAACTGATCCCCACCGCGCGCTTCGTGCCTCTGGACAGTCGCAATCACCTGCTGCTCGAACACGAGCCAGCGTGGAGACGGTTCACCGCCGAGTTGGAGACCTTCCTGGCCGGGCAATCCCCGCCGCAGACGGGCGCCGACCACGGATCGGCGTTCCCCGAGCTCACACCGCGCGAGACCCGCGTCCTCGAGCTGATCGCCGAAGGCAGCAGCAACGACGAGATCGCCGGGGCCCTCCACCTCGCGCCGAAGACCGTCCGCAACCACGTCTCGCGCATCTACGACAAGCTCGGCGTGTCCGGTCGGTCACGGGCCATCGTCCTCGCACGACACGCCGGCCTGGGACACGACGCCGATCCGGACGAAATCTGA
- a CDS encoding FlgD immunoglobulin-like domain containing protein yields the protein MKTLTRLGTMLAIVALLAPAASAQNLLTNPGFEDNGGSYDGWFTFGNGPNISTAGTDNIFLSGTAAAKIFGEFTGCPFPAFDVGGFGQSFTPTADKVYTFSGSSFISSADTIPGEIVCESNRAIAKIAFFDAAVGGTELASNEFVVGGPNTPLDQWIPFEVSAPAPAGAQRVEALILYLQPGCEEGSVFVDDTAFVESDPPSLPTNLVTNPSFDGASNAGWDTFGNAPTEGRGSLVRTPTGSQKLFGTFVEGNDSGITQTIAITGGQRYELSAYVLTTCIEDPITGGNNNIVQGLIEFRDAGGNLLGTAEETILDNTTPLGTWTKTSVVGEAPELAVSADIFFLFVSPILEGGAMWLDDVFFGEATATNAPASARGVDLEQNTPNPFNPSTTIHFTLERSGPVNLRVFDAKGRLVSTLAERAFDAGRHAVTWDGRTDDGHAVASGVYHYVLDTPTGRDARAMVLLK from the coding sequence ATGAAGACCCTCACCAGGCTGGGCACGATGCTGGCGATCGTGGCGCTCCTCGCGCCGGCCGCGTCGGCCCAGAATCTCCTGACCAATCCCGGCTTCGAAGACAACGGCGGCAGCTACGACGGCTGGTTCACCTTCGGCAACGGCCCGAACATCTCGACCGCCGGAACCGACAACATCTTCCTGTCGGGAACCGCCGCCGCGAAGATCTTCGGCGAGTTCACCGGGTGCCCCTTCCCCGCCTTCGACGTGGGCGGCTTCGGCCAGTCCTTCACGCCAACGGCGGACAAGGTCTACACCTTCAGCGGTTCGAGCTTCATCAGCAGCGCCGACACCATTCCCGGTGAGATCGTCTGCGAGAGCAACCGCGCCATCGCCAAGATCGCCTTCTTCGACGCCGCGGTCGGCGGCACCGAGCTGGCCAGCAACGAGTTCGTCGTCGGCGGACCGAACACGCCGCTCGACCAGTGGATCCCCTTCGAGGTGTCCGCTCCGGCACCGGCCGGCGCGCAGCGCGTCGAAGCACTGATCCTGTACCTGCAGCCCGGCTGCGAGGAAGGCTCGGTCTTCGTCGACGACACAGCGTTCGTCGAGAGTGACCCGCCGAGTCTGCCCACCAATCTGGTGACGAACCCCAGCTTCGACGGTGCGTCGAACGCCGGCTGGGACACCTTCGGCAACGCGCCGACGGAGGGCCGCGGCTCGCTCGTGCGCACCCCGACCGGATCGCAGAAGCTGTTCGGCACCTTCGTCGAGGGTAACGACTCCGGGATCACGCAGACGATCGCCATCACCGGCGGTCAGAGGTACGAGCTGAGTGCCTACGTGCTCACCACCTGCATCGAGGACCCCATCACCGGTGGCAACAACAACATCGTGCAGGGACTGATCGAGTTCCGCGACGCCGGTGGCAACCTGCTGGGCACCGCCGAGGAGACCATCCTCGACAACACCACCCCACTGGGCACGTGGACGAAGACGTCGGTCGTCGGCGAGGCTCCGGAACTCGCGGTGAGCGCCGACATCTTCTTCCTGTTCGTCTCGCCGATCCTCGAGGGTGGCGCGATGTGGTTGGACGACGTGTTCTTCGGCGAGGCCACCGCGACCAACGCACCGGCGTCCGCTCGCGGCGTCGACCTCGAGCAGAACACGCCGAACCCGTTCAACCCGAGCACCACGATCCACTTCACGCTCGAGCGCTCCGGGCCCGTGAACCTGCGTGTCTTCGACGCGAAGGGACGCCTGGTCTCGACCCTGGCCGAGCGCGCCTTCGACGCCGGCCGCCATGCCGTGACGTGGGACGGGCGCACCGACGACGGCCACGCCGTGGCCTCGGGTGTGTATCACTACGTCCTCGACACTCCGACCGGCCGCGATGCCCGGGCGATGGTGTTGCTGAAGTAG
- a CDS encoding carboxymuconolactone decarboxylase family protein — translation MEWVREQLPEAARDIRLNLGTVFNSQNLSERQVYGTLVACAFAARNAELLAAAEEEVQGKLTDEDLALAKSIAATMGMNNVYYRFLHLVEDPEYAQIPARLRMQALSAPAEDKLDRELWALAVSAVNGCGQCIQAHEKTVLQHGASKAMVHDAVRIASVVNAAAAALDAEPSGANVG, via the coding sequence ATGGAATGGGTGAGAGAACAGTTGCCCGAGGCCGCCCGCGACATCCGCCTGAACCTGGGCACGGTGTTCAACAGCCAGAACCTGAGCGAGCGTCAGGTCTACGGCACGCTGGTGGCCTGCGCTTTCGCCGCCCGCAACGCCGAGCTGCTGGCCGCCGCGGAGGAGGAGGTCCAGGGCAAACTGACCGACGAGGACCTGGCCCTGGCCAAGTCGATCGCGGCGACCATGGGCATGAACAACGTCTACTACCGCTTCCTGCACCTGGTGGAGGATCCGGAGTACGCGCAGATCCCCGCGCGGCTGCGGATGCAGGCCCTGAGCGCCCCGGCCGAGGACAAGCTCGACCGCGAGCTGTGGGCGCTGGCGGTGAGTGCGGTGAACGGCTGCGGTCAGTGCATCCAGGCCCACGAGAAAACCGTGCTGCAGCACGGCGCCTCGAAGGCCATGGTCCACGACGCGGTGCGGATCGCGTCGGTGGTGAACGCCGCCGCCGCGGCCCTCGACGCCGAGCCCTCCGGCGCCAACGTGGGTTGA
- a CDS encoding glycosyl hydrolase family 17 protein, with protein MTHRLLLPCALLVAAFEATAVQSTHPDLAVVLGEVGWATIEHDAGEQAERIAGTPTEDEQVRFVHEPDAWIERDRVMTFFFEAFDENWKGGDHPDHVEKHWGLYRADRTPKPAMRAVAESRKDRP; from the coding sequence GTGACCCATCGCCTTCTCCTGCCGTGTGCGCTGCTCGTGGCCGCTTTCGAAGCCACTGCCGTCCAGAGTACGCATCCCGACCTTGCCGTCGTGCTCGGCGAGGTCGGCTGGGCCACGATCGAGCACGATGCCGGTGAGCAGGCCGAGCGGATCGCCGGCACCCCGACCGAGGACGAGCAGGTGCGCTTCGTCCACGAGCCCGACGCGTGGATCGAACGTGACCGCGTCATGACCTTCTTCTTCGAGGCCTTCGACGAGAACTGGAAGGGTGGCGACCACCCCGATCACGTCGAGAAGCACTGGGGCCTCTACCGCGCCGATCGCACGCCGAAGCCGGCGATGCGCGCCGTCGCGGAGTCGCGAAAGGACCGCCCGTGA